The Paramisgurnus dabryanus chromosome 24, PD_genome_1.1, whole genome shotgun sequence genome contains the following window.
tcaatggttgcatattcatagtgtacttttcatATTGATGTATTAATGTTCCACAATTTGATAAAAGTAGCTCATTGCATTTCCCTGatctttgttttatattgtaaaatcatttcaatagcagtaaatacatacttagttgtttctttaacatttaattagttGTTAATGATGGAAGAAACCGGTTCGTATGTATGCATACAGAATAGGTATCATTTTAGTAtgagttaaaacatgttttggtgGCAAACATGCAGGTAAAATAGTACATGTATAACATTCTAATAGTAAACTTGACTGTAATTCAAatgtcacatacagtacattagaaatgatttattttatgtatacaaatgtgtgggcaatatattattatttcattttgtatgctatattatttatgtaatattattatatctgaaattattaaattacatttataaatgtttaaaaggtgGGTTCAAATGTGCTTCAATTTGTAACTGAATACAATTTtagaaaatagcacagttgagtacacttagATTGTCTTAAGTTTGTCTTAACaagtactaaatactactttttagtatattaagcacAATTTACTGCACGAAAATAAAGAGCTTTTGGTACCTTAAGGTTGTGaacttaaagtgtattttagtgaactttttcacctgggaatacatttggtatattattttaacatactactagtatattttaaagtagattcgtaaatgtttaaaggtgggttcaagttgtaattaaagatattttttaaatacagacctagtatgtttaaattacattttagttcaacttcatggtgtctcaaaaaagcacagttgagtacactaagatggttttaagttcatcttaaaaagtacttaatactactttttagtatactaagttcaaaattagtgtgtgaaaatagagcacttttagtataatgtggaaagtgtacttaaatagtgtattttagtgaacttgtttcacctgggaatacatttggaatattattttaacataccattagtatactttaaagtatatttaaaaatgcttaaaagtgggttcaagtgtacttcaagttataatgaaatatatttttttaaatacagacatagtatgttaaaaatacattttagttcaacttcatggtgCCTCAAAATATGTGTATAGTAAAACAAAATGAAGTAGACTGACATTAGTAAGTAAATGGTCAgtaatagaaaacaaataataaataatataattaaataatataacaaattataagCTATTGTCCAGTGCTTTTATGTTTTTCATGTTTGATTAACTTTCACTTTGAAAAGAAGTGCACGGATCCAATGCATTCTCATTGGATCCGTGCTACTATGCATTCTCAACggttaaaatttaatttaagccATAGACTGTGTTACGAGAATAATTACTGCATTTAGAGTTTTGAAGAGTTTCAGTGGGACACAGAAAGTTCTTCATCAGGAAGTTACTGGTTTTAAAAGCATCAACCTTATCAAAATCTCAAGATAGCCATTGTCACATATAAGACATTAATTCACACTTGTAAGTGGTTATAAGTGACTGATTTGGAGTAGCTACAAATTCCTTCTCTTTATACTGTAGTCTTGAATGCATGACagtcattttctaaatatttaagtagttattaaaaacacactgtctggtcaaaattaatacaaataaatcaaCACAAAGACACTAAACTGACTTCTTAAGGCAGTGTTTATTAATGTTTGACTTGTTCACATGAATGTTGTGTATAGAAATAAGCAAAGCATGTCCAGTAAGAGCCTATAGAACAGCAGTATTATACAGACTTGTATTCAACTTGACTTAAACTCTGTTTTCTGTACATACAGTCTGAAGGATCGTCACAATCTTCAACATGAGGTTTAGTACAGCATCTGTTTTTCATCTgtctcacacaaacacattgtgtaCTGACCTTACATTCACATTAATCATAGCTTATAAAGTATAGAGAATATTTACAGAAATGCAtcttacagtactgtatataatatGTACATTCTCATTTATTTATCAATCAAGagctacatttttataataaaaaatacaaacatgagGCACATGAAAGCTAAGCGTATATTGTATATGTTTGAAATTTGCTTTAAATGTCGGATGTTAATCAGCCCCCATATTTAAGTTTAATCCTTAATGGCTCAACAGAGGAAGACTTTGAGTCTGACTTTGTCCCTCATTCAGTCTGGGTTGTGTGGGATCTATAAGAAAACAGCAGAATCACTATGCAGTGTGTGTATGAATGTAATTGTCTTGTAATCAGGGCCGGCCCAAGCCTTTATGGGGCACTAAGCAGAATTTTATTTGGGGGTCATGGGTGCTTCCAATACGATTGATTGACTATTGTCAATGCTTGATAATTTGCACACTATAAATCTAACACACTCATTATGAATTTTATAATTTGTAGCTGTGTTCCTtatgtaagaaataattgacgacgggccgttgaattataagaaaataatgcacacccttgCGTTGTGCCATTACActgcaggtgtgcattattttccaataattcaaaggaccggagtcaattattcggcttataccacggttaccacaaacattgctctggtgcctatttgtaatacatttgacaagttaggtgtgcggtttactgAAAAAGACCcacaaaacatttctcaaccaatcagaatacagcattcaacagacccgtggtataaatcATAATATCTGCCAGGCATGTTTTTACCTTTCTACAGTTTTTAATTTCTAATAGTAGCAAACCCACAAGAGTGGTCAGATGTTGTGGCATACTAAATGTGGTGTACTAAAATGTAGCTCGGCTGGATCAACTGGAGGACCTGCTGATTCATGGTGTAGGCTGGAAATTGCATTTTGGAGTAGGTGTTACATCAATCCCAGTGACCACAGAAGTCAAATGACCTATaagaaaaatacattaaaattataattagaAATATTAATCACAGGATATTCTACAGTAAACTGAGCAAATACAAAGGCTGCTATGCTATTTACTTACCTTCCACATCTGCTGAGGTTTAATCAGACATGGAAGAAACAGGATCAGTAGATTTAGGCACTAGCTGTTGACCTGTAGAGGATGAAAGAAATacatagaaataataataataatgataaaaagATCTCACAAAAAGGCACAGGTTAtccatataaatatattaatctGGGATAGATGAAAACTCACCTGCTGCAGCACCATCACTGGTGGTTAGCGAAGATGCTCCTAGGGAAGATTCAGAAGAGTATAGTTGACCaaacagatttttattttaaaatcatcttttattaaacacagcaGCAAGCCATCTGTGCACCttaaaaaacaacttttaatCTATAACTAGCTAATTGAGGCATAACAATATGAGAATATTACAAGTATATATTACAAGTAGTTACTAAGTAGTATGttgtataataatatattaactctttcccacaaggattttttttaagttgccaacCACCACCAGTGTTTTtgataattttcacaaaaatgtacTGGCCCTTAATACTTTGTTATATGATTATCTGAACGTGCAATATATCAAAAGGATATTTTTTTCTAgctttatgcatttttttttcaatcaaACCTTGAATATGGTTAAGtttcataataaataaaatcttgAGCAAAAGCCTGATAAaatcatgtttttgttaaagACCATCAGATTCAGATCGATGATCAAAACACAGATGGAGAAGCTTCACAGTCCTAAAATTATTGCTCATCATGTGTTGACATTTCATTCAGTAACATTAGGCAGTGTTGATttatatgttgtttaatgttgatgatcacattatttttatttaacatatgCAATGCAGATAATTACACATGCTATCTTCACCTGTGTTTTGGTCAGGAGATTCTGTACTCTTAGTTTTATGTTTTAGCCGGAAAGAGTCAATATGTCAAGCCTATACGGACGTTTAATCAAACATGAACTTTCCTAAAACAAGAGGATATGctatactgcaaaaaaatgctttttttactTAGTAATTgagtcttgttttcagtagaaatatctaaaaaaattcttaaatcatgatgtattttcctaatgagcaaaattacctaggaaaataagtctagtttttagacaaagatatcaaatttaagcaaatttgtgccttaaaattagaaaaaaactgccagtggaataagaaaaaatttcttgaattaagtgtcgatgaaaaaagtttttccattggcagatttgttttgcttgttttaagcactaatttacttaaagtttatattttttgtctaaaaactggACTTATCTTCctaagtcattttgctcatcaagaaaataaatcttaatgtaagattttttttgatatttttactgaaaacaagacaaaaatactaagtaagaaagtcatttttttgcagtttattgtgttaataataaataaagttttctaTCTTGTATACATTCTTTaagttaaaatgtatttttattgacATGAAACGTTACACAATATTCACATACAGTAGGCCTACAGTATGCAGGATGTATAACCAGTATGATCAGTAAAACATAAACTGTTACTTACTCTTCTTGTAGTAACAGATTAAAGCAACTGCAACTGCAACTGCAACTGGAAAACTCAATGCAAACACGTGGGAAACTATTGTGAGTGTATTCTGTAAACACTGCTGTGATTCTGTACCtgttaaaacaaacacacattatAATACTGAAGCCATAAGATACTCATAACAGATCAAATACAGTAAAGATAAACTTTTGATTAAGAAAAACTTACACCtttatataatacatttatatttgtttaataaACAGCAACATAACttgaaaataaatgtacaataattGTTAAATGATATCTCAGGTTGATATCTGCACTTGTAATGGCAAAATCTCACCAGCAGATGTCAGTGTTTCATATGTCTAGAATTTCCTGTTTTGATTAATGAAAGTTCATCATCACCAGaggtttatatataataaaatgtattatgtaATGATGGCCAGAGGCTTCAATCTATTTAATTTGAGTTTTAAAGTGATTTATAATGAAGATCTTATATTTAACCATATGTCTTAACATATACCTAAATAACAAGAATGAACGATCACtgttaatattaatataattattaacaaaattattatttttaacacataaGAACTGCATTTTACAGATACATGATCTGACTGAGATGATGAAAatggaaataaaacaatattctGATGATATTTGTCATAAATAAAGGCTgtacatttattatatttaatttaatataaagtaCCATATATAATAATTAGATGAATATACTCACCACTGACAGTAACACTGAATCCCCTGTAGCGAGTATCATTGTTTCCGCTGATCTGTAGAACATAATATCCGGTGTGTTGAGTTCTGGTATTTCTGATGGTCAGATCTCCAGTCTGCTTGTCCAGCGAGAGATTATCAGTGAATAGCTGATCTTCACCATTATCTAGTGAGATCTCTTGAGTTTCTCTGTCCAGTTTGGCTATATCAGTGAGATCGCTGAGACACGGGTAGTGATGGATCGAATTGTACGAGCATTGTTTCCGGGAATTTCCAAACTTCCACAGCATCAGATCATTTTTTTTCACCGTAACATAAGTTTTAAGTTGGACAGATGTTCCCTCCATCACTGACACTGACTTCAGTTGATATGAATAtggatcaaacacacctgcggTACAGACAGACACAGTTCAACACGATACTCATGTGGAAGAGACTGGGGCTTCAGTTTTTATTATATTTCTGTATAAACTTTTATAATCCTTGATAAAGAATACAGCTCATATGACCGCTGACCTACATTGGGGCATGTTGTCACATTATATGGGGCTAAGTTGTCACAATAGAaatctttttcatatttagtttttaaatagttaaGAAACATGCTCACCAATAACAGTGACATTGAAGAGTTTTCTGATTGTTTTATCTTTGTAGGTCAGCTCAGCTTCATAAAGTCCTGAGTGGTTGGTCCTGATGTTTTTGATGGTGAGAGATCCAGTCTGAGGATCCACATGCAATCTCTTTCTGAATATCCCATCATCACCATCATATAGAGTGATGCCAACCGAGGGCTCTTTATCCATTTCCTTCTCGGCAACACGCGTGGCTCCAAATTTCCACCGTATCTTATCCTCTTTctggatgttttttttaacacacgGGTTTAAAGTGACTGAATCTCCCTCCATCACTGACATCATCTTCGCTTCATCAGTATCAACACCAAATACACCTGCAGACACAAACACTGCTACTCCATTAAAATCTGATAGAATTTctatttatcaaaaatgtttttttttaaaggcgcagtgtgtagattttagtgaAATCTAGATGTGATATTGCAACCAACGGCATAGTCTACCATTCAccaaaacgcatagagaagctacaatAGCCACAGGACAAACCTGTTGTCGTCTAAGACAAAATACAGTGGTGACAAAACGCACTatagtttgtccatttagggctactgtagaaacatggcggtgcaaaatggcgacttccatgtaaggacaCCTGTGTtgtttgtagataaaaacgcctctgaggtaataaaaacaatacagttcattatgtaaggtttttaTATACCACTGATGCAggaaaaaataagtcattgaaatttggcttcccttgtgatgtcaaacaGGGATCTTCTTATAATAATGCCACTCCTTAATCTGCACCatcgacactgccatttagtgcagagagagagagagagagagagagagagagagagagagagagagagagagagagagagagagagagagagagagagagagagagagagagagagagagagagagagaaaataattgacagcataattgagtttcaatttcaacgaacctccattatggcgatcagtgtttgctttatcatcagctcatttgcatttaaatgattagtcaattttcttaaaaaaatccagataatttactcaccaccatgtcattcaaaatgttgatgtctttctttgttcagtcgagaagaaattatgttttttgaggaaacattccaggatttttctcgttttaatggactttaatatgGGCCCCAatacgtaacagttttaatgcagtttaaaattgcagtttcaaaggactataaacgatctcaaacgaggcataaggatcttatctagcgaaacgatagtcatttttggcaagaaaaatacaaaatatgcacttttaaaccacaacttttcttcttcctctggtcctgtgacgcaccagcgcgacctcacgtaattgcgtcatcacgtcaagaggtcacagatgacgtaacgaaactacgccccagagtttacaagtgtggagaaagaggaccgttccgacgttgttgtatgtggaatgatactaattaatgtctttgtgtcagtttattgtttaaaatggtccgcaaatgtgcgtttcataacacgtgacctttccatgtcattacgcaattacgtgaggtcacgctggctcgtcacacagccggagaaAGATGAgatgttgtggtttaaaagtgcatattttttatttttcttgccaaaaatgacaatcgtttcgctagataagacccttatgcctcatttgagatcgtttagagtcctttgaaactgcaattttaaattgcatttaaactgttcaatgttggggtccattaaagtcaattaaaatgagaaaaatcctggaatgttttcctcaaaaaaacaaatttcttctcgactgaacaaagattTTAACAAAATGGCCGCAGCTGCATGTGCAGATGCTGCAGGCAGAAGTAAAATTCGAACAAAGCCTGAAATCTACCGCACAGATACAGGGAAAATGGTTGTGGAAGATGACTTTCTTTCTATTAAGATCAAAACTGTGAAACAGGACGAGATTGTTTTGATGGCTGTGGATAATTTTGGATCAGAATGGATGACAAACTCCAAGGTACTACTCGCAAGCTTGTGGCACATACTAGGCCGCAAAAAGATTCAAAGAATGTTAGGAATTGTCTTTGGCTTCTCGATGAAGCTGGTGAAAATGTTCCTCGGTTTGTTTCTCACCATCTTGATGAACTACCACCTGTGACTTTTAACAGCCTTGATGTTTCCGTTTGCTTGGGAAGATTGAACAACTAGGTGCAGATATTACCAACATGAAACAGGCTGTGTCTTTGCAGACAAACACCTGTAACGATCTGCGGATTATCACCGCTGACATAAATCAACATATGGGTGCTTTTGAGCAGCCCAGACTAAATCTGGAGAGAGGGCCTATTTTCCAAACCAACAAGCCTGTAACAAGTCAGAGATCGTCTACTCCACAGGTCTGTGAGAAGACCCAAGTTGGCATGGAGGGCAAGACCAGCGAGAAAGGTCTGGACTGGCCAATCAGCACCGCAAAGGGAGACCCTCATGTCATGTGGAGTGCCGTGGCAGCCCACCCTGGTACTTGGTTCAGGACAAGACGAGCAACAGCCGTTGGAAAAAGGTCCCCAAGAATGCTCCAGTTAAGGCCAGGTCTGCATCCTCCCAAAGGGAAGAAAACTGGTCGCATTGTTGGCGCTGGTACTGCTGGAGACATCCAAGTCAATAAATCTAAGCTGGTGAGTGTATTTGCAACAAAATTCTCACCTGATTTAAACTCTGAGACTTTGTCTAGTTACATGAAAGATAAACCTGGGCATGATGTAACTCGTCAAAAGATAGAAACTTTACAAAGCCTTTcagttcatttaaaataactgCAGAGTGCAAAGAAGTGTGTGAAATGTATAATCCAGAGCTGTTGTGGCCTGAAGGCACTTTTGTGCTGCAATTTTATCCTGTTCAAACTATACATGGACAGCCTGTCGAAACAGTTGGTGAAGTGTAAGACAGGTTGTCTGATAGGGAACACTCTGTTAAACAATCTGATGTATGTCCACAGCACTGTTAGTCTCCAGCAGCTGTATGAAATATCTTGGGCACATCATCACTGACAGGATGGAAGATGATGCAGATATGTATAGGCACAGACGAATGTTGTATGTTCAAGCAAACATGTTAGTCCGGAAAATTCCATCACTGTTCTGATGATGTGAAAGTGAGCTTGTTTCGCCCCATTGTGGGTCAACTACAAAAAGAAGACCATGCGCAAACTTCAGGTGGCATATAATGCCTGAGGAAACTGCTGAAAAAGCCCAGGAGTAGCAGTGCaagtgggtgattctcacgaaaccattgaaacaccacggcactaatgattttagctataaaatgtgtaatatagtaatattaaaaagcatcagaattaacacaatactgtgttctaccttgcacaatgtgtgatttcaacataagaatttataatttgtcaattttatctcattttctgctgaaattctcattaccgcaatgtgtccggctgtgtttgaacatgcgttatgttgtaatttaatcaaatgaacacaaaaatatttagaaaaaaataaatggatgttttgctagactactttagatgacagaaaaaaatatttactaaatattcatgtataataataatgaagaaaaattaggaaaaagatgtgtccatgcctgatgttctcatcctccgcaacactttttgagaacagtttaagcacacatacagaattttaataaagtttgattttgagtgaccaagcacatggaccagttacttcaagatggctactaggtaagatcatttttttacagttaatttgaaatattgtcttgtcagaatgcttacacgacattttgattatcattaccgcaacagatgcttattaaatgttaatttaattaatagaagcataatactttgattttaaatgcatgtgcagaatttccaaattatgttctttcaggtttgtcatgtcattttgaaaatatgtcagtgttgatgttttctgactgttgcggtaatgagattttttaggactaatattttaaattatgttacaaaaagtgttaaatgataagtaaaagtgttaaaattaatgttcccattcaCTCcggactttgtttttcaatgtctggtgggaaaaaaagtaaatttaagcaatttttacattttcatgcgtgagaatcacccaagattcgtgagaatcacccaagtAAGCTCTTTGGGACTTCAGGGCTAAGCACTTTACAGGCTCTCTTGAGGAACCTATTGTTTAAGTTCATGTCAAGACTTGATGAGTctcaaaaatgtattataatgatGCTCACAAGCCCCAGCTCGGTTAGATATCAATCATATTTGTGGAAACATTGGTATGGGTGCATGTTAGGACTCTCATGAATCAAAGTatgtttttatgtgtttatgtatttattcCTTCTGTTATGTTGTTTGTCTTGATGTTGGGCCTAGAGCCTGTAATAAAGTTTatataaagaaagacatcaacattttggatgacatggtggtgagtaaattatatatatatatttttttcttttttttttaagaaaatggactaatcctttaaaaggacacacccaaaaatggcacatttttgcacacacatacaaagtagcaattttaacattatctatgtggtatttcaaactgaaacttcacatacatactcttggggacaccaaagagtttttttaaaacatctttaaaaaagtcttgtgaaatgtcccctttaaatataaGTCCATCAAAATTCTTCaaatggatagttcactttaaaatgaaaatcctgtcataatttactcatcctcatgttgttctaaacctgtatgaatttcttttttctaatgaacacaaaagaagatattttgagaaattatggtaaacacagcagtaagtgaccatagacttccatagtaggaataaaaaatatgatggaatttaatgggtactgtcaactgtgtgctaaccttcatttatcaaaatattttcttagtcatttatcacaatactttaaaatattttttcctactatggaagtctatggtcacttactgctgtgtgtttaccatcatttcttaaaatatatttttttgttttcatcataaaaaaatcatacaggtttagaacaacatgaggaggagtaaatgatgacagaattttcattttaaagtgaactatccctttaaaaccaacttaaaataaatatgaaaacagAAAGACACATTGGGATCaacaatacaaataaataatcaaGATAGAGATAGATATTTAAATCTGCAtgcaaataaattaattatttgtattattatagagaataacaaataaacaagcaatataacatttttatcacaagatgaaagaaagaaatacaagatattatgtatacatttaaaaaatctaaCTGACAGTAACATTAGATTTTAAAATTGCCAAATCATTAGGCGTGTTCGACTTCAAACACACCTGCGCAGACGGAGCGGCATCTGACATCACAGCTATTCAAGAACCTACAATCTGATCTCGCGATATACTTGAGGTTATTAATCGATCGGTTTGCACAGTGCAGGGCCTCAAACAGTGAACAGTAAACGCAAAATAACCACAAATTTACCTTGATATTTGCAGTAAACCTCTGGTTAGATAAATAGATGCCAACCCGCCCGATTAATAGCCGTTTAATATGTTAAAACTATGACAAATATGTAGAACCACGAGTTCAGAATGAAACCGAAAGTgtgaataaattaaattatttacttaCCGGCAAACAATAAAACAATGAGATGTATTGTTTTCTTCATAATGCAGTAATCTCACTGTATGCAAGATCGGGTATAGGTGATGTTATTAATAAGCTATAGTCCGATTCTGCTCGTTTACAGTCGCACCGGAATAACGCAAAACAGAGAAAAACACTGAAGATAGATTTTAACTCACTGATATTAATCGATCTCTtcgaaaatgaaacaaaacaaatcTGTTTTTATGCTAAATGAAAAGCGGTTGTATTTGTGTATTGATGGTAAATCTCAGGTAAACGTCAGGTCTGCAGTCTCCTCACAGCGACACATAGTGAGAAAACATCACAATACTGTAGCACACTGTCTGTATAACACGTTCGGTTTGTCTGTGCTATTAGATTGTTATCTCGATGTTTATGAATTTGTATTTCCCATTTACACGTGTAGTGTAGATATTGCACCCCTCATGAACTGAACCCTTCAAcgtttatttctctttttaataaaaacaaacaaacaaaacaaacaaaacaatataGAACAAAGATCTTTAATTCGAGCTGAATTATAAGTCATGTATAAACACATGAGAACCAAAAAAGTCAAGGCAATTGGACTATAAACAAAAAGGAAACTTAAGGagtttgtaataaaaaataaatttggcaATTATATTACACAATGAATTTCAAtaaaaaatcactttaaaaatgtaaacaattaaGATGGGCTGAAAACGGAAAATAAGCATGTTTATCGATTGTCCACTAGAGGCCAGTAGTGTATACATCTCAATAAAGGCCGTTTCCCAATCCGAAGACTGCaccctccggaggtcgcatttcacggctgtatacgtcatcaagactatcttaattcagaatattaacaattataaagttgactattattctaagttaatcgtaaattgttgttatgagcttatgacttgcgaatgtaatgctatGTTAAGTTAAATTAACCAGCTACTTTAACGtatgcatatgcgacctccggaggatgcagccttcggtttgagaaacggccagagTAACATCAGCATGAATGCAGATCAGTTATAACTGAAAACACAATCTATGTGATAAACTAAAAAAGCAAAATGTCCTGGCGTCTTTACATCCGCTCTCAAGACAGCATTTACATTCAGTAGCTGTCAGGATCACAACTACTCATCAAAAACAGCTGCTTATAGAGATTATACATTATAAGATTATATGATGTTTTTCATTAGAACTTTTATATCGGCAGTCCCACAACATGAAGCATGAGCAAGTCAAACACCAGCCGATAGGCAACAGGCATGaagaaataatatttttttttactttttaacatCAGCAATAAATGCAAACTTTCTCACAAATGCAACCAGAGATGCCCTTCAACAGCACATCTACAGCACACAGCAAGTTGATGTTATAAACAACTAACTGATGCTATTAATTACTGCTTTTCAGGATGTTCACCATCATCATCTTTACACAACACTGTAAGAAACCAGAAAGAGTCAAAGATGTTAGACAGCAGCAGTGATGTTAGACAGCAGCAGTGATGTTACACATCCGGTAATCTTCAAAATAAactcataatattaataatccTCATAAATGAACATATATTGCATTACATTGCAACAAAAACTCTTGGTATTTTGCCTggttttagtacaaatatttaaaaaattcttaaattaagatgcattttcttaatgagcaaaattatCTG
Protein-coding sequences here:
- the LOC135721119 gene encoding uncharacterized protein isoform X1; translated protein: MKKTIHLIVLLFAVFVSAGVFGVDTDEAKMMSVMEGDSVTLNPCVKKNIQKEDKIRWKFGATRVAEKEMDKEPSVGITLYDGDDGIFRKRLHVDPQTGSLTIKNIRTNHSGLYEAELTYKDKTIRKLFNVTVIGVFDPYSYQLKSVSVMEGTSVQLKTYVTVKKNDLMLWKFGNSRKQCSYNSIHHYPCLSDLTDIAKLDRETQEISLDNGEDQLFTDNLSLDKQTGDLTIRNTRTQHTGYYVLQISGNNDTRYRGFSVTVSGTESQQCLQNTLTIVSHVFALSFPVAVAVAVALICYYKKRASSLTTSDGAAAGQQLVPKSTDPVSSMSD
- the LOC135721119 gene encoding uncharacterized protein isoform X3, with protein sequence MMSVMEGDSVTLNPCVKKNIQKEDKIRWKFGATRVAEKEMDKEPSVGITLYDGDDGIFRKRLHVDPQTGSLTIKNIRTNHSGLYEAELTYKDKTIRKLFNVTVIGVFDPYSYQLKSVSVMEGTSVQLKTYVTVKKNDLMLWKFGNSRKQCSYNSIHHYPCLSDLTDIAKLDRETQEISLDNGEDQLFTDNLSLDKQTGDLTIRNTRTQHTGYYVLQISGNNDTRYRGFSVTVSGTESQQCLQNTLTIVSHVFALSFPVAVAVAVALICYYKKRASSLTTSDGAAAGQQLVPKSTDPVSSMSD
- the LOC135721119 gene encoding uncharacterized protein isoform X2; amino-acid sequence: MKKTIHLIVLLFAGVFGVDTDEAKMMSVMEGDSVTLNPCVKKNIQKEDKIRWKFGATRVAEKEMDKEPSVGITLYDGDDGIFRKRLHVDPQTGSLTIKNIRTNHSGLYEAELTYKDKTIRKLFNVTVIGVFDPYSYQLKSVSVMEGTSVQLKTYVTVKKNDLMLWKFGNSRKQCSYNSIHHYPCLSDLTDIAKLDRETQEISLDNGEDQLFTDNLSLDKQTGDLTIRNTRTQHTGYYVLQISGNNDTRYRGFSVTVSGTESQQCLQNTLTIVSHVFALSFPVAVAVAVALICYYKKRASSLTTSDGAAAGQQLVPKSTDPVSSMSD